One stretch of Rhodoferax lithotrophicus DNA includes these proteins:
- the arfB gene encoding alternative ribosome rescue aminoacyl-tRNA hydrolase ArfB, which produces MEALRIPPEEISLSAIRAQGAGGQNVNKVSSAIHLRFDIAASSLPPDVKQRLLALHDSRISKDGVLVLKAQQHRTQEMNRFDALIRLHELVNSVAQPPKDRKPTKPTRASTKRRLDAKHQRGVLKTQRRSLDD; this is translated from the coding sequence CTTGAGCGCCATCCGCGCCCAGGGGGCTGGGGGGCAAAACGTCAACAAGGTCTCCAGCGCGATTCACCTGCGTTTTGACATTGCCGCTTCCAGCCTGCCACCGGATGTCAAGCAGCGTCTGCTGGCGCTGCACGACAGCCGCATCAGCAAAGACGGCGTGCTGGTGCTCAAGGCGCAGCAGCACCGCACGCAAGAGATGAACCGCTTTGATGCGCTGATCCGCCTGCACGAGCTGGTCAACAGCGTGGCCCAGCCGCCCAAAGACCGCAAGCCGACCAAGCCGACGCGGGCTTCAACCAAGCGGCGATTGGATGCCAAACATCAACGTGGAGTCTTAAAAACACAGCGGAGATCCTTGGATGATTAA
- a CDS encoding diguanylate cyclase encodes MINTKDCWRLVALVICWVVVWPVGAAEKVNAPVQANSRQAVVTYCVDPDWAPFEQIDPQGKHVGISADLLSLVGQRSGLNLQLLVTKDWEESIRASQDGRCTLMSFLNQTPEREAWLMFTEPLLVDENVLITREEHPFISDLASLDQASMVLPKGTSVEERVRHDYPNIRLTLVDSEAIAFKMVSERQADMTMRSLIVAADTIKRQGWFNLKIAGQVPGYGNQLRIGVAKNQAKLRDVLNVAVQSITPVERQLIVNRHTAINFISAIDYTLVKWLLALVVAVGLTSFFWILRLRQLNAKLKALSHTDDLTGLQNRTGLDAIFKDELERSQRFTHALSIMILDIDFFKRVNDELGHLAGDLVLKEIAQVLRQQVRTIDILMRWGGEEFLVICPGTSADKAVLLAERILQAVRDFRSSAGCALTLSAGVASLNAIDPPEKLFVQADLALYQAKASGRNRVVLYSGGA; translated from the coding sequence ATGATTAACACCAAAGACTGCTGGCGTTTGGTGGCTCTGGTGATCTGTTGGGTGGTGGTGTGGCCGGTTGGGGCCGCAGAGAAAGTGAACGCGCCGGTCCAAGCGAACAGTCGGCAAGCTGTTGTGACCTATTGTGTGGATCCTGATTGGGCCCCCTTTGAGCAAATTGATCCACAAGGCAAACATGTTGGTATTTCGGCTGATCTGCTGTCATTGGTTGGGCAACGCAGCGGGTTGAATCTGCAGTTGTTGGTGACCAAAGATTGGGAAGAAAGCATCAGGGCCTCGCAAGATGGGCGCTGTACCCTCATGAGCTTTCTGAATCAAACCCCGGAGCGTGAGGCTTGGTTGATGTTTACCGAGCCCTTGCTGGTGGATGAAAATGTGTTGATCACGCGTGAAGAACACCCGTTTATTTCAGATCTGGCCTCCTTGGACCAGGCCAGCATGGTGTTGCCCAAGGGAACCTCGGTTGAGGAGCGGGTGCGCCATGATTACCCCAATATCAGGTTGACCCTGGTGGACAGTGAGGCTATTGCCTTCAAAATGGTGTCTGAGCGGCAGGCCGATATGACCATGCGATCCCTGATTGTGGCGGCTGACACCATCAAGCGCCAAGGTTGGTTCAACCTGAAAATTGCCGGACAAGTGCCGGGGTACGGGAATCAGTTGCGTATTGGTGTGGCCAAAAATCAAGCCAAGTTGCGCGACGTGCTCAATGTTGCCGTGCAGTCCATAACGCCTGTAGAGCGGCAGTTGATTGTCAACCGGCACACCGCCATCAACTTCATTTCAGCCATCGATTACACCTTGGTGAAATGGCTTCTGGCCTTGGTGGTGGCAGTGGGGTTGACCAGTTTTTTCTGGATTTTGCGACTGCGGCAATTGAATGCCAAGCTGAAAGCACTCTCGCACACGGATGACCTTACCGGGCTGCAGAACCGCACGGGGCTGGATGCCATTTTTAAAGATGAGTTGGAGCGAAGCCAGCGCTTTACGCACGCTTTGTCGATCATGATTCTGGACATTGATTTTTTTAAACGTGTCAATGATGAGTTGGGCCATCTGGCGGGTGATCTGGTCCTGAAGGAAATAGCGCAGGTGTTGCGGCAGCAGGTGCGAACCATTGATATTTTGATGCGCTGGGGTGGCGAAGAGTTTTTGGTGATCTGCCCCGGCACTTCAGCGGACAAGGCGGTTTTGTTGGCTGAGCGAATTTTGCAAGCTGTGCGGGATTTCAGGAGCAGTGCCGGTTGTGCACTGACCCTCAGTGCGGGGGTGGCTTCGCTCAATGCCATCGATCCGCCAGAAAAACTGTTTGTTCAGGCCGATCTGGCGCTTTATCAGGCCAAAGCATCCGGTCGCAACCGTGTGGTGCTTTATTCGGGTGGTGCATGA